AACTGCTGCAGGCGCTGGCCCAGGCCGATCAGGCCGGGGTGGAGATGCTGCTGCTGGATCCGGGCGCGTGTTCGGACAGCGCCGTCACCGCGGACGCGGTGGCGCACCTGCGCCGGCCCTACGTGGAAGTGCACGACGACGCCAGCGATCGCCGCGAAGCCTGCCTGTGCGCGGCCTCGGGGCAACGGCTAGGCCAGGTCGGCGGCTACTGCGCGCAGGGCTACGCGCTGGCGCTGTCGATCGCGCTCGAACACCTGGGCTGCAACGGTTATGAAGGCGATGTCCACGTCGGTACCTGAGCGCGCGCGCCACTACCTGGCCGACTACGAGGCCTACAGCTTCGGCCAGCGCGTGGCCTGGGGCACGCTGGCGCACACCTGGGCCGAGCCGGCGCCGCTGGATCCGGAGCGGCTGCTGGGCCGCCTGCGCGCGCAGGCGGCGCAACGCCACGGGGTGGACAGCAGCGAGATCCGCATCCGCAGCGTCAGCCGGCTGTAGGGCGCGCTGTCGCCTGGAATGGCGCCGCCGCCTTTGCGTGCGGCTGGGCTGCGGTTTCGTCCTGCCAAGGTCGGGCTCCATCCATGCCAGCGGCAGTTTCGTCGCACGCCGCTGGCGCTGCGCGACGCCGCGGCTATCCTCGCCGGAACTCCCCAATCCCCGGCCGCCATGCTCGCCAGCCTGTTCTTCCTCGTTCGCCTGTTGTGCGCCTGGGCCGGGGCGGTGATCGTGGCCGCCTTCGTCTGGGCCGGGTTGTTCTACGGCATGAATTCCGGGCCGGGCTGGCTGTTCGGCCTGTTGGCGATGCTGTTGATGCTGTCGGCGCTGATCGCCGGCATCACTCATCTGCGCAAGGTCTGGCTGATCGCAGGACGCCTGGATTGGGGAACCCTGGCCAGCCGCCAGCGGCGCCAGATCGAGATCCCGCTGGACACCCGCGAGGCGTTCGCACTGCTGGATGCGGCCGTGCGCGAGCTGCCGCGGGTGGAGGAGGTGGAAAGCACGCTGGACAGTCTGCAGGTGCGCGCCAAGGTGCGCCGCATCGATCCCTACAACGGCCGCCCGCCGTCGCGCTGGAACCTGGCCGCGCGCTTCGCGGTCAAGCGCAATCAGGTCCTGGCGACGGTGACTCCGGGCACCGGCACCAGCAGCCTGACCCTGCTGCTGGAGCCGGATGCCAGCGCCTGGATCGACCTGTTCGCGGTCGACGAGGGCAGCAACTACGAGAACGCCGAAGCCTTGGGCCGCGCGCTGGCCCGGCGCGTGGCCGAGCTGCGCCGCGACGAGCAGGCCGCCGCCGCACAGGCCGCCACCGAGCAGGAACTGACCGTGGCGCGGCTGAATCTGCTGCACGCCCAGGTCGAGCCGCATTTCCTCTACAACACGCTGGCCAGTGCGCAGGTGCTGGCGCGCACCGATCCGCCGCGCGCCGACCTGATGCTGGGTTACCTGATCCAGTATCTGCGGCGCTCGCTGCCCAGCGCCGAGGACGCGATGAGTTCGCTCGGCGACGAACTGGAACGGACCCAGGCCTACCTGGAGATCCTGCGCATCCGCATGGGCGCGCGCCTGCAACTGCAGGTGCAGGTACCGGAGACGATGAAGACGCTGCCGCTGCCGTCGATGATGCTGCAGACGCTGGTGGAGAATGCGATCAAGCACGGTCTGGAACCCAAGCCCGGCGGCGGCACCATCTGGATCCTGGCGCGCGCGGTCGACGACCACGTCACCCTGACCGTGGCCGACGACGGCCTGGGCTTCAACACCCAGTCCAGCGGCACCGGCATCGGCCTGAAGAACCTGCGCGAACGGCTGCGCCTGACCTATGGCGGCGCGGCGAGCTTCGCCATCGTCTCCAACTTCCCCAACGGCGTGGCCGCCACCATCACCCTGCCGTGGCCGGCGGGGACGACGCAGACACCGCCGCCAGCGCCAGCGCCGGCACCGGTGGCGATGCACACGGGAGCGCACCATGACTGACGCGATCGTCGCCGAGGACGAAACCCTGCTGCGCGACGCGCTGGTCGCGTTGCTGGGCGAGGTGTGGCCGCAGCTGCGCATCGTCGCCGAGTGCGAAGACGGTGCCAGCGCGCTGGAACGCCTGGCCGAACTGCGCCCGCAGGTGGCGTTCCTGGACATCCGCATGCCCGGGCTGAGCGGCATCGAGGTGGCGCGTGCGCTGGGCGACCTGAGCCCGCACACGCAGGTGGTGTTCGTCACCGCCTATGACCAGTACGCCATCGATGCGTTCGAACACGGCGCGGTGGACTACCTGCTCAAGCCGATCGTGCGCGAACGCCTGCAGGCCACGGTGCAGCGGCTGCAGGCGCGTGCGGCGCAGGGGCCGGATCCGGCGGTGCTCGATGCCTTGCTGCAGCGCCTGCAGCAGCGCCCGGCCGCGCCGTCGGCGCCGCCGCCGCTGGCCTGGGTCACCGCCAGCAGCGGCCGCGAGACGCGGCTGATCCTGCTCGACGACGTGCTGTATTTCCAGGCCGACAGCAAGTACACCACGGTGCTCACCCGCGACGGCGAGGCGGTGCTGCGCACCTCGCTGCGCGAGTTGCTGGACGTGCTCGATCCGACCGCGTTCCGGCAGATCCATCGCTCGACCATCGTCAACCTCAAGGCGGTGGCCTCGGTGGTGCGCGAGGACACCGGCAAGGGCCGGCTGAAGCTGCGCCACCGCGACGAGGTCCTGACCGTCAGCCAGCCGTACATGAGCCTGTTCCGCGGCATGTAGCCGCGCAGCCCCTTCGCTTCGCCCTGGAAAAGGAATCTTGGTCATGCGCCTGCTCTCCTTGCTGTGGTCGTGCCTGCTCGGCCTGTTCGGCTGCCAGGGACATGCCGATCTGGACCTGTCCACGGGCGCCCGCCGCGAGACGGTGGTGCAGGCCAGCGACCGCGGCGTGCCATTGATCTTCAGCCGGACCACCTACCGCGATGGCCTGGCCACGTTCCGTTGCCTCGACAGCCGCAGCGGGCGCTGCCACTACCAGGTCTATGCCGCCTGCACGGCACCGCAGGCGGCGCCCGGCAGCGAGCGCGCTGCATGCAGTCCGCGCTCGCTGAAGGCCTTCGATCTGGCGGTCGGCCAGCGCCGCGAGATCGCCGGGCTGCCGCGCGACTTCCGCCAGTGTGTGGTGTCGGATGCCCCGGCGTCGGCGTGTGGGCGCGAGTGAGGCGCGATAGCGAACCGCTGGTCGATAAGATCTTCCGACACAACAAGCGATGCGCGATGGCCGAGGCTGTTGTGGGAGGGACTTCAGTCCCGACGCGCGTGCAACGAAGCTGCCGGGCGACGTCCCGCGTCGCGACTGAGGTCGCTCCTATAGGAAGCGTTACCGTGGAGTTGTCGGACTTCGCGCGTTGTGGCTGAAGCCGCTGAGAGACATTGCCGGGAAGCTGTCGGATGAAGTCATGCGTCGCGGCTGAAGCCGCTCCTACGTGGTGCCTTGTTGCGGTCCGAACATCGGCAGCGTAGGAGCGGCTTCAGCCGCGACCCGGATGCGAGGTCGACCGATGCATCGCATCGCGTCGCCGCATCCGCCCTTGCAGCCGAATGACGCAATCAGCCCGTCGCTGTTGTGGGAGGGACTTCAGTCCAGACGCATCGGCAACGGAACTGCCGGATGACGTCTCGCGTCGCGACTGAAGTCGCTCCCACAGGGTATTCCCCGCGATCCGGCATCCGCGCTTTCGGCTACGGCATCGCGTCGTGCGCAGCGACGCCACCCACTCAGTAATCCACGCCCACCGAGAACAGCAGGGTGCGCGGGTCGCCCAGGGCCACCGCGCGCTGCAGGCCGCCGGTGAAGTAGTCGCGGTCGAAGGCGTTCTTCAGGTTCAGCGCGTAGCGCCAATGGCCCTGGCGGTAGCCCAGGCCGGCGTCGAACACCAGGTAGCCGGGAATGCGGTGGCCGTAGGCGGTCTTCTCGCCCTCGGCGCGGGCACCGCCGCTGACGCTCCAGCCGTCGGCCATGCCGTGGGCGGTGTACTGCAGCCACAGCGAGCCGCTGTGCCGCGGCACGTTGTACAGGCGGCTGCCGACCGTGCTGACGCGTTGCCCGCCGTCGTCGGTGACCACCGCATCGGTGTAGGCGTAGCCGCCGAACAGGCTCAGCCCATCGCCCAGGTCGGCGGCGGCGTTGAGCTCCAGGCCGCGGCTGCGCTGTTCGCCCACGGCGATGCTGTAGCCGTCGTTGAACGGATCGCTCTGCAGCACGTTGCGCCGGCGCAGGTCGTACAGCGCCATGCTCAGGCTGGTGCCGCTGCCCACTTCCATCTTGACGCCAAGTTCCACCTGGCGGCCGCGCTCGGGATCGAACTGTGCGCCTTGCGCGTCGACGCCGACGTTGGGATAGAACGAGGTAGCGACGCTGACATACGGGCGCAGCCCGCCACCGGCGTCGAACATCAGCGCTGCCGAGCCCGTGGTCGCGCTGTTGTCGGTGCGCGTGTCGCTGCCGGCCAACCGGTCCTCGCTCTGGTTGCGGCTGCGATCGTGGCGCAGGCCCAGCAGCAGTTGCCAGTCCGGTGCGAACTGGATGCGGTCGCGCAGGTACAGGCCGCCCGAGGTCACCACGCTGAGGTTGTCGCGGGTGGGCCGGGCCGGGCAGACCACGGCGCTGCCGTAGACCGGCGCGTACACGTCGAGGTTGCCGACGCGGCAGGTCGACTGCACGTTCCATTCCCAGGTCTTGAACGCGTCCAGGCCGGCGGTGACGGTGTGCTGCCAGGTGCCGGTGGCGAAGCCGCCCTGCAGGTAGGTGTCCTGCACCCAGGTGCGACCGTCGAACTGTTGCTG
This genomic stretch from Xanthomonas sacchari harbors:
- a CDS encoding type II 3-dehydroquinate dehydratase, which gives rise to MSILLLRGPDCVAGHRGRPARIAAPVMRQLLAHAGRAGKTLAVRGCASERELLQALAQADQAGVEMLLLDPGACSDSAVTADAVAHLRRPYVEVHDDASDRREACLCAASGQRLGQVGGYCAQGYALALSIALEHLGCNGYEGDVHVGT
- a CDS encoding sensor histidine kinase, which produces MLASLFFLVRLLCAWAGAVIVAAFVWAGLFYGMNSGPGWLFGLLAMLLMLSALIAGITHLRKVWLIAGRLDWGTLASRQRRQIEIPLDTREAFALLDAAVRELPRVEEVESTLDSLQVRAKVRRIDPYNGRPPSRWNLAARFAVKRNQVLATVTPGTGTSSLTLLLEPDASAWIDLFAVDEGSNYENAEALGRALARRVAELRRDEQAAAAQAATEQELTVARLNLLHAQVEPHFLYNTLASAQVLARTDPPRADLMLGYLIQYLRRSLPSAEDAMSSLGDELERTQAYLEILRIRMGARLQLQVQVPETMKTLPLPSMMLQTLVENAIKHGLEPKPGGGTIWILARAVDDHVTLTVADDGLGFNTQSSGTGIGLKNLRERLRLTYGGAASFAIVSNFPNGVAATITLPWPAGTTQTPPPAPAPAPVAMHTGAHHD
- a CDS encoding LytTR family DNA-binding domain-containing protein encodes the protein MTDAIVAEDETLLRDALVALLGEVWPQLRIVAECEDGASALERLAELRPQVAFLDIRMPGLSGIEVARALGDLSPHTQVVFVTAYDQYAIDAFEHGAVDYLLKPIVRERLQATVQRLQARAAQGPDPAVLDALLQRLQQRPAAPSAPPPLAWVTASSGRETRLILLDDVLYFQADSKYTTVLTRDGEAVLRTSLRELLDVLDPTAFRQIHRSTIVNLKAVASVVREDTGKGRLKLRHRDEVLTVSQPYMSLFRGM
- a CDS encoding TonB-dependent siderophore receptor, with the translated sequence MALSLPAYAASADTASDADSGADAAQATALPTVQVRADAQSGFRATGPVQADKSDAPLAQTPFSITVVPRALLDSQQALSLSDALHNVSGVVANTYGRRGWDDLIIRGQTASDALFVDGLRTADSNRVAEQLFGVQQVEVLKGPASLLYGQVLPGGLVNLISKRPGAEPMRRVDLGVGSDGLRQGSVDLNQPLSADGKVALRLNGLAMNSDDPTDHVYFRSRWIAPSLSLDLGPRTDFVLLTSYQERDYIRQQGLPWEGSAEPNRNGKIDRALFTGEPGQRPYHSHQSRIGYVLDHRFDNGWSLHHAARWQSFGLDGFLIANNGLAANLRTLRRTATQQQFDGRTWVQDTYLQGGFATGTWQHTVTAGLDAFKTWEWNVQSTCRVGNLDVYAPVYGSAVVCPARPTRDNLSVVTSGGLYLRDRIQFAPDWQLLLGLRHDRSRNQSEDRLAGSDTRTDNSATTGSAALMFDAGGGLRPYVSVATSFYPNVGVDAQGAQFDPERGRQVELGVKMEVGSGTSLSMALYDLRRRNVLQSDPFNDGYSIAVGEQRSRGLELNAAADLGDGLSLFGGYAYTDAVVTDDGGQRVSTVGSRLYNVPRHSGSLWLQYTAHGMADGWSVSGGARAEGEKTAYGHRIPGYLVFDAGLGYRQGHWRYALNLKNAFDRDYFTGGLQRAVALGDPRTLLFSVGVDY